A genomic segment from Neobacillus sp. YX16 encodes:
- a CDS encoding D-alanyl-D-alanine carboxypeptidase family protein has translation MRMIWKLVIFALMVSLFIANIPQKVDASVSVSARGAVLMEQESGRVLFEKDAHTKRRIASITKIMTAILAIESGKMNEIVKVSEQATRAEGSSVYLKPGEKIKLEHLVYGLMLRSGNDTAVAIAEHVGGSLDGFVYLMNQKAKEIGMLNTHFSNPHGLDDHEDHYSTAYDMALLTRYAMHNKKYQKIAGTKNYKAPNPTENWDREWKNKNRLLTKYKYTTGGKTGYTKRAKRTLVTTAAKGEMRLIAVTLNASDDWNDHIAMYENSFKTYDMAEVLTKGKIDIKTNKYYQKHLYVKKSIVYPATEEEMDMFSIKYKLNKPGEDWDESNHNGEAVGKAQVFLDGKVVKETPIYYQSGPEKKKGLFDSLKDLFLSVIGVKLNG, from the coding sequence ATGAGAATGATTTGGAAGCTAGTCATTTTTGCCCTCATGGTCTCGCTATTCATTGCAAACATTCCTCAAAAGGTGGATGCTTCCGTTTCCGTAAGTGCACGAGGTGCAGTACTAATGGAGCAAGAATCAGGGCGTGTCCTATTTGAGAAAGATGCCCACACAAAGAGGAGAATCGCTAGTATTACGAAAATTATGACGGCGATTCTTGCTATTGAATCGGGAAAAATGAATGAAATAGTGAAAGTAAGTGAACAAGCTACCCGAGCCGAGGGGTCGTCTGTGTACTTAAAGCCTGGGGAAAAGATTAAGCTTGAGCATTTAGTATATGGTCTGATGCTTAGGTCTGGCAATGACACTGCGGTTGCCATTGCTGAACATGTAGGAGGAAGTTTAGATGGGTTTGTTTATTTGATGAATCAAAAAGCCAAAGAAATCGGCATGTTGAATACTCATTTTTCCAATCCACATGGTTTAGACGATCATGAAGACCACTATTCCACTGCCTATGACATGGCACTATTGACTCGGTATGCAATGCATAACAAAAAATACCAAAAAATAGCTGGAACAAAGAATTACAAAGCGCCCAATCCAACTGAAAATTGGGATCGCGAGTGGAAAAATAAAAACCGCTTACTTACAAAATATAAATATACGACAGGCGGAAAAACCGGTTATACAAAGCGTGCGAAAAGGACACTTGTTACAACCGCAGCAAAAGGGGAAATGAGGTTAATAGCTGTTACCTTGAACGCTTCAGATGATTGGAATGATCACATAGCCATGTATGAAAATAGCTTTAAAACCTATGATATGGCAGAAGTGTTAACAAAAGGAAAAATAGATATTAAAACGAATAAATATTATCAAAAACATCTATATGTAAAAAAGTCGATTGTTTATCCTGCAACAGAAGAGGAAATGGACATGTTCTCCATAAAGTATAAATTAAATAAGCCGGGAGAAGACTGGGACGAATCAAATCATAACGGAGAAGCAGTTGGTAAAGCCCAAGTTTTCCTTGATGGCAAAGTGGTCAAAGAAACACCTATTTATTATCAAAGTGGTCCTGAGAAGAAAAAGGGTCTATTCGATTCCTTAAAAGATTTATTTCTATCAGTA
- a CDS encoding superoxide dismutase — protein MNRFSQYVRELFEWNEEMKSFLETEDVKDNLELWEQLEQFTELIENTGQSLSDNEMLSLQASAEEIHEQMEEYFSRKQGVGSIWVEKKTVPPGGHTLPELPYAYNALEPYILEEIMRLHHDKHHRSYVDGLNKAEMNLKKARDNNDFSLIKHWSRELAFHGSGHYLHTIFWKNMIPKGGGSPQGLLKREIENYFGSFDKFKKQFSEAAKQVEGVGWAILVWSPRARHLEILQSERHMLLTQWDTIPLLVLDVWEHAYYLQYKNKRAEYVDNWWNLVNWNDVEMRFDKASEIKWPAF, from the coding sequence ATGAATCGATTTAGTCAGTATGTTCGTGAATTATTTGAATGGAATGAAGAAATGAAAAGTTTCTTAGAAACAGAAGATGTGAAAGATAATTTAGAGTTATGGGAACAGTTGGAACAGTTTACAGAGCTAATTGAAAATACAGGACAATCATTATCGGATAATGAAATGCTCAGTCTACAGGCATCAGCAGAGGAAATTCATGAACAAATGGAAGAATATTTTTCTCGTAAACAAGGAGTAGGGAGTATCTGGGTTGAGAAAAAAACTGTCCCGCCTGGAGGTCATACTCTCCCTGAGCTACCTTACGCCTACAATGCGCTGGAACCCTATATCTTGGAAGAAATCATGAGACTGCACCATGATAAGCACCATCGATCATATGTAGATGGATTAAACAAAGCGGAGATGAACTTAAAGAAAGCTAGAGATAACAATGATTTTTCACTAATCAAACATTGGTCTAGAGAATTAGCGTTTCATGGCTCTGGACATTATCTGCATACGATTTTCTGGAAGAACATGATACCTAAAGGAGGGGGAAGCCCTCAAGGACTCCTCAAAAGGGAAATTGAAAATTATTTTGGCAGTTTTGATAAATTTAAAAAACAGTTCTCTGAAGCAGCAAAACAGGTTGAAGGTGTGGGGTGGGCTATTCTTGTATGGTCACCACGGGCAAGGCATCTTGAGATTTTACAATCAGAACGACATATGCTGCTAACGCAATGGGACACCATTCCACTGCTCGTTCTGGATGTTTGGGAGCATGCTTATTACTTGCAGTATAAGAACAAGAGGGCTGAATACGTTGACAATTGGTGGAATCTGGTTAATTGGAATGATGTTGAAATGAGGTTTGATAAAGCCTCTGAAATAAAATGGCCAGCATTTTAA
- a CDS encoding YpuI family protein, whose translation MGNSLVKSQLKDVGGFLTTTISTLENYLNETTISQMEQQLSGDCVYYKIVLSNLRKLLVYCEEGLDACSVILLSEPFQKATAEKTLYRIFHQCIEEFFSPKNDAWFEDSRSAYTGRNSIKFYKSVPESVQELVKGLEGEFQRVREELEYYETDYRTKMIQSK comes from the coding sequence ATGGGAAATTCATTGGTTAAATCGCAGCTTAAAGATGTAGGAGGGTTTTTAACTACTACGATTAGTACTCTAGAAAATTATTTAAATGAAACAACCATTTCGCAGATGGAGCAACAGTTATCCGGAGATTGTGTTTATTATAAAATAGTCCTGTCAAACTTGAGAAAATTGCTTGTTTATTGTGAAGAAGGCTTGGATGCGTGCTCAGTTATTTTGCTAAGTGAACCGTTCCAGAAAGCAACAGCAGAAAAAACCCTTTATCGAATTTTTCATCAATGTATTGAAGAGTTTTTTTCTCCAAAAAATGATGCTTGGTTTGAGGATAGTCGTTCCGCATATACAGGAAGAAATTCAATTAAATTTTATAAAAGCGTACCTGAAAGTGTACAAGAATTAGTGAAAGGACTCGAGGGAGAATTTCAAAGAGTCAGAGAAGAACTTGAATATTATGAAACAGATTACCGTACGAAAATGATACAATCGAAATAA
- the scpB gene encoding SMC-Scp complex subunit ScpB, which produces MEIINWHSILESLLFAAGDEGLTLKHVAEVLEVEELKAGEIVEELIQVYEKDSKRGIMIVQLAGTYQLATKKENATYLKRLVDSPNTATLSQAALETLAIIAYKQPITRAEIEEIRGVKTERPLHTLMTKALIKEVGRAEGTGRAYLYGTTKEFLDYFGLKNIEELPKLPDRVEEEFVQEEADLFFEKFQESINS; this is translated from the coding sequence TTGGAGATAATAAATTGGCATAGCATTTTAGAGAGTCTTTTATTTGCGGCTGGTGATGAAGGACTTACTTTAAAGCATGTTGCTGAGGTCCTAGAGGTAGAGGAATTGAAGGCCGGAGAAATAGTAGAAGAATTAATACAGGTGTATGAAAAGGACAGCAAACGTGGAATCATGATTGTTCAGCTTGCAGGTACGTATCAGCTTGCCACAAAAAAAGAAAACGCAACGTACTTAAAAAGGCTTGTAGACTCACCCAACACGGCTACCCTATCACAGGCAGCTTTGGAAACATTGGCGATTATTGCATATAAACAGCCAATCACTCGTGCTGAAATAGAAGAAATACGCGGAGTAAAAACGGAAAGACCACTTCATACCCTAATGACAAAAGCACTCATTAAGGAAGTTGGAAGAGCGGAGGGAACAGGGAGAGCCTACCTATATGGGACCACTAAAGAATTTCTTGATTATTTCGGTCTAAAAAACATTGAGGAATTACCCAAGCTACCTGACCGAGTCGAAGAAGAATTTGTCCAAGAAGAAGCAGACCTGTTCTTCGAGAAGTTTCAGGAAAGTATTAATTCTTAA
- a CDS encoding segregation/condensation protein A, which yields MIHYNVKIDAFEGPLDLLLHLINRLEIDIYDIPVAQITEQYLIYIKTMTELKLDIASEFLVMAATLLAIKSKMLLPKHEEELDDFNSEINYEEDPRDELVERLIEYRKYKEAAHDLKSLEEERGLMYTKPPSDLSDLAKEKQPEKVEINITLYDMLAAFQKLLRRKKLQRPLSTKIARQEISIETRMTEIMSELKHLKGRKNFNDLFPIPAKEHIVVTFLAVLELIKRKEIDVEQNENFGDIFVHAIQEGV from the coding sequence ATGATACACTATAATGTAAAAATTGACGCATTTGAAGGACCATTAGATTTACTCCTCCATTTAATTAATCGATTAGAAATTGATATATACGATATTCCTGTTGCCCAAATTACCGAGCAATACTTAATCTATATTAAAACAATGACCGAACTTAAATTGGATATTGCCAGTGAGTTTTTAGTAATGGCAGCAACCTTATTAGCGATTAAAAGTAAAATGCTTTTACCAAAGCATGAAGAGGAATTGGATGACTTCAATTCAGAAATTAATTATGAAGAAGACCCTAGAGATGAGCTTGTTGAAAGGTTAATTGAATATCGAAAATATAAAGAAGCCGCGCATGATTTAAAGTCACTGGAAGAGGAGCGCGGACTCATGTATACGAAACCTCCAAGCGACCTTTCGGATCTTGCAAAGGAAAAACAACCAGAAAAAGTAGAAATAAATATCACCCTATATGATATGCTGGCTGCTTTTCAGAAACTTTTAAGAAGAAAAAAGCTGCAACGCCCATTGTCCACAAAGATTGCTAGGCAAGAAATATCCATTGAAACAAGAATGACTGAAATAATGAGTGAGTTAAAACATTTAAAAGGCCGGAAAAACTTCAATGATTTATTCCCTATTCCTGCAAAGGAGCATATTGTTGTGACGTTTTTGGCAGTTTTGGAGCTAATCAAAAGAAAAGAAATTGATGTAGAGCAAAATGAAAACTTTGGGGACATCTTTGTTCATGCAATACAAGAAGGAGTGTAA
- a CDS encoding YjcZ family sporulation protein: MSDGHGFGGGFALIVVLFILLIIVGASWF; encoded by the coding sequence ATGTCTGATGGTCACGGTTTTGGAGGCGGTTTTGCTTTAATCGTAGTTCTATTCATTCTGTTAATTATTGTTGGTGCTTCCTGGTTTTAA
- a CDS encoding DUF309 domain-containing protein yields the protein MYPKEYVQFLVHFNGDRDYFECHEILEEYWKESNDKQKDSIWVGFILLAVSRYHHRRGNFNGAERTLKKAIKILSLKANGLILQGLDVNVLFPLLSKLIEEIEKEECYQSINLPVIDSTLLTACIKGCEELGFIWGERSNLEDEFIVHRHKLRDRTMVMEERMEALRNRKGNE from the coding sequence TTGTACCCGAAGGAGTATGTTCAATTTTTAGTTCATTTTAATGGTGATCGTGATTATTTTGAATGCCACGAAATACTAGAGGAATATTGGAAGGAATCTAACGATAAGCAAAAGGATTCCATCTGGGTAGGGTTCATCCTATTAGCGGTTTCAAGGTACCATCATCGCCGGGGAAATTTTAATGGTGCCGAAAGAACGCTGAAAAAGGCTATTAAAATCCTGTCCTTAAAGGCAAATGGTTTAATCCTACAGGGGTTAGATGTTAATGTTTTATTCCCTTTACTCTCAAAACTTATTGAGGAAATCGAAAAAGAGGAATGCTATCAAAGCATTAATCTTCCTGTAATCGATTCTACTCTATTAACCGCATGTATAAAGGGTTGTGAAGAATTAGGTTTTATCTGGGGTGAGAGAAGTAACTTAGAGGATGAATTCATCGTGCATAGGCATAAATTACGCGATAGGACAATGGTCATGGAAGAACGTATGGAAGCACTAAGGAATAGAAAAGGCAACGAATAA
- a CDS encoding GNAT family N-acetyltransferase, whose product MLIRYKKTFEKIAMGLLSFMPTEKDLKKLQFTIKEYETEENLQLFLWKEEDIIGLIGVQMNDDDSELMIQHISVNPSHRYQGVGKRMVKALKDLYPDKQITANDNTAPFVEKCDFC is encoded by the coding sequence ATGTTAATTCGTTATAAGAAAACATTCGAAAAGATAGCCATGGGCTTATTGTCCTTTATGCCTACTGAAAAGGACTTGAAGAAACTCCAATTCACCATTAAGGAGTATGAAACGGAAGAGAATTTACAGCTCTTTCTTTGGAAGGAAGAAGATATTATCGGTCTGATTGGGGTTCAAATGAACGATGATGATTCTGAGTTAATGATTCAACATATTTCTGTCAATCCCTCACATCGTTATCAAGGGGTTGGAAAAAGAATGGTCAAAGCTCTTAAGGATTTATATCCCGACAAGCAAATAACAGCAAATGATAACACAGCACCATTCGTAGAAAAATGTGATTTTTGCTAA
- the lysA gene encoding diaminopimelate decarboxylase, giving the protein MYFYGTTGVNGKGNLEIGGVDAIELAEQFGTPLYVYDVSLMRERARGFKKTFDEQNIKAQVAYASKAFSTIAMLQLAEEEGLSLDVVSGGELYTAIAAGFPAERIHFHGNNKSREELEMALDNKIGCIVVDNFYELELLKTICMEQNASVSILLRVTPGIEAHTHDYILTGQEDSKFGFDLQNGQAEEALVTALRCNHFDVLGLHCHIGSQIFETTGFLLAAEKIVGKMNQWRNTLNFKAKVLNLGGGFGIRYTSEDEPLLPSQYVSEIIKEVKRLIQDYSMTMPEIWIEPGRSLVGDAGTTLYQIGSSKEVPGVRKYLAVDGGMSDNIRPALYQAKYEAVLANRPLAEATTKVSVAGKCCESGDMLIWDLPLPETKDDDLLAVFCTGAYGYSMANNYNRIPRPAVVFVENGKSTLVVKRETYEDLLRLDLPLK; this is encoded by the coding sequence ATGTATTTTTACGGGACAACAGGCGTAAACGGCAAGGGAAATTTGGAAATTGGCGGAGTTGATGCAATAGAGTTGGCCGAGCAATTTGGAACTCCTCTCTATGTATATGATGTATCATTAATGAGGGAAAGAGCGAGAGGATTTAAGAAGACCTTTGACGAGCAAAATATTAAAGCACAGGTTGCGTATGCCAGTAAGGCCTTTTCGACGATTGCCATGCTTCAGCTTGCTGAGGAAGAAGGATTATCTCTCGATGTAGTCTCAGGCGGAGAGTTATATACTGCCATCGCTGCTGGATTTCCGGCTGAAAGAATTCACTTTCATGGCAACAATAAAAGTAGAGAAGAATTAGAAATGGCGTTAGACAACAAAATTGGCTGTATTGTAGTTGATAATTTTTATGAATTAGAGCTTTTAAAAACAATCTGCATGGAACAAAATGCATCAGTTAGTATTTTACTCCGGGTTACTCCAGGAATTGAAGCGCATACACATGATTATATCTTAACAGGTCAGGAAGATTCGAAATTTGGTTTTGATTTGCAAAATGGACAAGCGGAGGAAGCTTTAGTAACTGCACTACGTTGTAATCACTTTGATGTGCTAGGATTACATTGTCATATTGGATCCCAAATCTTTGAGACAACCGGTTTCTTACTTGCTGCTGAAAAGATTGTTGGCAAAATGAATCAATGGAGAAATACACTTAACTTTAAAGCAAAAGTCCTTAATCTAGGCGGAGGTTTTGGGATTCGCTATACTAGTGAAGATGAACCGCTGCTGCCTTCACAATATGTTAGTGAAATTATAAAAGAGGTAAAGAGATTAATTCAGGATTACTCAATGACAATGCCAGAAATTTGGATAGAACCTGGAAGGTCACTTGTTGGTGACGCGGGTACAACACTATATCAAATTGGTTCTTCTAAAGAAGTTCCTGGCGTGAGAAAATATTTAGCGGTAGATGGCGGGATGAGTGACAATATAAGACCTGCTCTCTATCAGGCGAAGTATGAAGCGGTACTTGCAAATAGACCATTGGCAGAAGCCACGACTAAGGTTTCCGTTGCTGGTAAATGCTGTGAATCTGGTGATATGCTGATTTGGGATTTACCACTTCCGGAAACAAAAGATGATGATCTTCTTGCTGTTTTTTGTACAGGTGCATATGGATATTCGATGGCAAATAATTATAATCGTATTCCACGTCCTGCAGTGGTCTTTGTTGAAAATGGGAAGTCAACACTTGTTGTAAAAAGAGAAACATATGAAGATTTACTTCGGTTAGACCTGCCATTAAAATAA
- a CDS encoding spore germination protein has product MTRENEQAWPIPESLQEIEHYMKQRVGLGVSFDFGVRKLKILKKDVHFYWITGLCDTQFIIETVEELVRINDHEKLSADLFKIVENRLVNQSVSPVKTLDEMVTQVLSGLIVVVVEGANTALAVDVRSYPGRSPQEPDTEKVVRGSRDGFVENIVINTALTRRRIRDERLRFEILKVGERSKTDIAIGYINDIADPDLVNILRKELKSIKIDGIPMADKTIEEFILKQGFNPYPLVRYTERADVAAAHLLEGHVVIYVDTSPSVIIAPTTYFHHVQHAEEFREAPIMGTFVRWSRFLGILTSIFLLPLWLLFVLEPSLLPDKLSYIGPNEQTNIPVVFQILLADFGLEFLKIAAIHTPTPLSTAMGLIAAVLIGQIAIEVGLFVPEVILYVAVAGIGSFTTPSYELSVANKIGRIVLVILVSIFHTPGFVIGSTLLFIHLVTTRTLNTPYFWPFLPFEPKGFLQIIFRRAVPGSILRPSIVHPRNRYRQPPDGE; this is encoded by the coding sequence GTGACGAGAGAGAACGAGCAAGCATGGCCGATTCCTGAATCGCTGCAAGAAATTGAACATTACATGAAACAGCGGGTTGGGCTGGGTGTAAGTTTTGACTTTGGTGTTCGTAAGTTAAAAATTCTTAAAAAAGATGTCCACTTTTACTGGATAACTGGTTTATGTGATACTCAATTTATTATTGAGACCGTTGAAGAATTAGTACGCATTAATGATCATGAGAAATTGTCAGCAGATCTTTTTAAAATAGTCGAGAACCGGCTCGTCAACCAATCGGTTAGTCCAGTAAAAACACTTGATGAAATGGTCACTCAGGTTTTATCTGGATTAATTGTTGTGGTAGTGGAAGGAGCAAATACTGCACTTGCAGTAGATGTCAGAAGCTACCCAGGCCGTTCACCACAAGAGCCAGATACTGAAAAAGTGGTTAGAGGTTCACGTGACGGGTTTGTGGAAAACATTGTTATTAATACTGCATTAACAAGAAGAAGAATACGTGATGAACGTCTGCGCTTTGAGATTCTAAAGGTGGGTGAACGTTCAAAAACAGATATAGCCATTGGCTACATAAATGATATTGCAGATCCAGACTTAGTTAATATTCTTCGTAAAGAACTTAAGTCCATTAAAATCGATGGGATTCCGATGGCCGATAAAACAATAGAAGAGTTTATTCTAAAACAAGGATTTAATCCTTATCCGTTGGTAAGATACACAGAACGTGCCGATGTAGCTGCTGCTCATCTATTAGAAGGTCATGTGGTTATTTATGTAGATACGTCACCAAGTGTCATCATTGCACCAACCACTTATTTCCATCATGTACAACACGCTGAGGAGTTCCGTGAAGCGCCTATAATGGGGACCTTTGTCCGCTGGTCTAGGTTTTTAGGAATTCTAACATCAATATTTTTACTTCCGTTATGGCTGTTGTTTGTATTAGAACCGTCCTTGCTGCCAGATAAGCTCTCGTATATCGGACCAAATGAACAAACGAATATACCAGTGGTGTTTCAAATATTACTAGCTGATTTTGGTCTTGAATTTTTAAAGATTGCAGCCATACATACACCAACTCCCCTATCAACCGCTATGGGGTTGATTGCGGCGGTATTGATTGGTCAGATTGCTATTGAAGTTGGTTTGTTTGTTCCTGAAGTGATTCTATATGTTGCGGTGGCAGGTATCGGTTCATTTACCACCCCAAGTTATGAGTTAAGTGTAGCAAATAAAATTGGCCGAATCGTTCTAGTAATTCTAGTATCAATTTTTCATACACCAGGCTTTGTTATTGGTTCCACCTTGCTGTTTATTCATCTAGTAACAACACGCACTTTAAATACACCGTACTTTTGGCCATTTCTCCCTTTTGAACCAAAGGGATTCTTACAAATTATTTTCCGACGGGCAGTACCTGGCTCGATCCTTCGTCCGAGTATTGTCCATCCGAGGAATCGCTACCGTCAGCCGCCGGATGGAGAATAA
- a CDS encoding stage V sporulation protein AE, with product MSIRRRVILITDGDEYAKRAVEHVAHEVGGRCITQSHGNPSALTGEELVKLIKKAANDPVLVMFDDSGLVGEGAGERALKYVATHKDIEVLGIIAVAAKTHQAEWTRIDVSIDRDGELTPYGVDKHGIPELEIGRLNGDTVYCLDELDVPIIVGIGDVGKMARRDHYERGAPITKKAVELILERSGFRDERERASMADS from the coding sequence ATGAGCATTCGAAGGCGGGTTATATTAATTACTGATGGTGATGAGTATGCAAAGAGGGCAGTAGAGCATGTCGCTCATGAAGTGGGCGGGCGTTGTATTACGCAGTCTCATGGGAATCCTTCTGCACTAACAGGGGAGGAGCTTGTAAAGCTAATTAAAAAGGCAGCTAATGATCCGGTATTAGTAATGTTTGATGACAGTGGACTTGTTGGTGAAGGTGCGGGAGAGCGAGCTTTAAAATACGTCGCCACCCATAAGGATATTGAAGTATTGGGGATTATCGCAGTTGCTGCAAAAACTCATCAGGCAGAGTGGACTAGAATCGATGTAAGTATTGATCGGGATGGTGAATTAACTCCCTATGGTGTAGATAAACATGGTATACCAGAGCTAGAGATTGGAAGATTAAATGGAGACACCGTATACTGCCTTGATGAATTAGATGTTCCAATCATTGTTGGAATTGGAGATGTAGGAAAAATGGCAAGGAGGGACCACTATGAACGCGGTGCTCCCATTACGAAAAAAGCGGTAGAACTAATCCTCGAAAGGAGTGGATTTCGTGACGAGAGAGAACGAGCAAGCATGGCCGATTCCTGA
- a CDS encoding stage V sporulation protein AB, translated as MTIKVIAVMFIGLAGGLAVGSGFVAFLTVLGIIPRLTQLSKTMKMIRHYEWAVVIGALSGCLGSLRDPILGISPYFMLPLGFAGGVFVGMLAAGLTEVLNVFPVLAKRLGIDGKIIILIMAIVLGKIVGSIFQWVYFVHH; from the coding sequence ATGACGATTAAAGTCATCGCGGTTATGTTTATTGGGCTTGCAGGTGGATTAGCAGTTGGTTCAGGTTTTGTAGCCTTTCTTACAGTGCTTGGAATTATCCCAAGGCTGACACAATTATCGAAGACAATGAAGATGATTCGGCACTATGAATGGGCTGTCGTTATAGGAGCACTATCAGGTTGTCTAGGAAGCTTAAGAGATCCAATATTGGGAATATCCCCATATTTTATGCTCCCTCTTGGATTTGCTGGAGGAGTCTTTGTTGGAATGTTAGCGGCAGGACTAACAGAAGTATTAAACGTTTTTCCTGTTCTTGCTAAAAGACTGGGGATTGATGGGAAAATAATCATCTTAATTATGGCGATTGTTTTAGGGAAAATCGTTGGGTCAATTTTTCAATGGGTCTATTTTGTTCATCATTAA
- a CDS encoding stage V sporulation protein AA yields MEKTVYIRMRNRVLVKPDEKVYLLDIAQIIAPETVIPELKNLMVHQVSIRDKNIIIIDVMKVIRMISNLIEDVEVQTIGPAQTIVEVMFKKKQMSTPIFILIWFLLFFGSAMAIMNFHDDVSMRSVQEKLYKIITGVEDSKPWIFQIPYSIGLGLGMILFFNHVFQKRINEEPSPLEVEMFNYQLDLDNYVIIHENKESIKHTNDD; encoded by the coding sequence TTGGAAAAAACAGTCTACATCCGCATGCGGAATCGTGTTCTGGTAAAACCAGATGAAAAAGTTTATTTATTGGATATTGCCCAGATTATTGCTCCAGAAACTGTAATACCAGAATTGAAAAATTTAATGGTTCACCAAGTATCCATAAGGGATAAAAATATTATCATTATCGATGTCATGAAAGTAATTCGAATGATTTCGAATCTGATTGAGGATGTCGAGGTCCAAACGATTGGACCAGCACAAACAATTGTAGAAGTGATGTTTAAGAAAAAACAAATGTCGACCCCTATTTTTATCTTGATATGGTTTTTATTATTTTTCGGTTCAGCAATGGCCATTATGAATTTTCATGACGATGTCAGTATGCGGAGTGTTCAAGAAAAGTTATACAAAATTATAACAGGTGTCGAAGATTCTAAGCCATGGATTTTTCAAATCCCTTATTCAATCGGATTAGGTCTTGGCATGATATTATTCTTCAACCATGTATTTCAAAAAAGAATCAACGAAGAACCAAGTCCCCTGGAAGTCGAAATGTTTAACTATCAATTGGATTTAGATAACTATGTGATCATTCATGAAAATAAGGAAAGTATAAAACATACAAATGACGATTAA
- the sigF gene encoding RNA polymerase sporulation sigma factor SigF: protein MDVEVKKDKAQTYLKDHEVKELIKKSQDGDQAARDLIAEKNMRLVWSVVQRFLNRGYDPDDLFQIGCIGLLKSVDKFDLSYDVKFSTYAVPMIIGEIQRFIRDDGTVKVSRSLKEMGNRIRKAKDELSKTYGRIPTVNEISEHLQLSPEDVILAQEASRTPSSIHETVYENDGDPITLLDQIDDGNEGKWFDKIALKEAIRELDERERLIVYLRYYKDQTQSEVAVRLGISQVQVSRLEKKILQQMKDRMDL from the coding sequence ATGGATGTGGAGGTCAAAAAAGATAAAGCGCAAACGTATTTAAAGGACCATGAAGTTAAGGAACTTATTAAGAAAAGCCAAGACGGCGACCAAGCAGCAAGAGACCTTATTGCTGAAAAAAATATGCGTCTTGTTTGGTCCGTTGTTCAGCGGTTTCTAAATAGGGGATATGATCCAGATGATCTTTTTCAAATTGGATGTATCGGACTGCTGAAATCTGTAGATAAGTTTGATCTTTCCTATGATGTGAAATTTTCTACCTATGCAGTTCCAATGATTATTGGTGAAATACAAAGGTTTATACGTGATGATGGGACAGTAAAGGTTAGCCGTTCATTAAAGGAAATGGGCAACCGAATTAGAAAAGCGAAAGATGAATTATCGAAAACTTATGGAAGAATTCCAACGGTTAACGAGATTTCAGAGCATCTTCAGCTGTCACCAGAGGATGTTATTCTCGCCCAAGAGGCAAGTCGGACGCCATCTTCGATTCACGAGACTGTTTATGAAAATGATGGAGACCCTATTACATTATTAGATCAGATCGATGATGGAAATGAAGGCAAATGGTTTGATAAAATTGCCTTAAAAGAAGCGATTCGAGAATTAGACGAACGTGAGCGGCTCATTGTCTATTTACGTTATTATAAGGATCAAACGCAATCGGAAGTAGCAGTGAGACTGGGAATTTCTCAGGTGCAAGTCTCAAGACTTGAAAAAAAGATACTGCAGCAAATGAAAGATCGTATGGATCTCTAA